The genomic DNA CTAAGTATTACTGCTGTGTCAATCAAACAGACTCCAAACACGCTCCTTCTTAACGTTATCACGGTTGTATTAACCACTTATCATTATAATGCGATCACAATAATCACGATAATCACTGTAAATAATCACAATAATCATAATAATCACAATCAATAATGCGACGTATTACAGTACAGAGAAGagaaaatagtaaaataaattttttctAGTCCATGACGTAgacaattcaaatatttataaaaattcaaatatttttaccaaCCAGCATAGAGTTTTATCACATCTTTATTGACTTCATCCTGGAATAGATCCACGTGCTTTCCATCTCGGAACTTGAATAATTTGTCAGTGTAGGTGACGTAACCGCTGTATGCATCGTTTGTATTCAGAAAGTATATCTCTTCTCTACCATCGCCGTCCACGTCACATGCAGAGACTCCGATGGCGTTGCCCTACGTGTCCCGGAGAGCGCAGAAGGGAGAGTTTTGTCGTTGACTGCtatattgtatattttgtttgatgcgtacaaaatggccgccatccctgtgttgactctatggagaaaaataaaattttcgatttttcgaaaaaaaactaagccagtgagaAATTTTCTTCCAACAAGAGCTCTAAAATTAGCCCAGACATGTGGTCGATCAGAAaagattgtaaaagtttgagagtccgaatatctgtccccgaggcgctttctaccttaaaggCAGCTGGTGGGAGATGAGTTATACAGCGATCGTTGCAAACTTGCTAGTGAAATgcttcttgttttgttagtccTCACATGTATCTCGTTTTTGTCGCATGCGTATTTGGCTGAAGAATATGCCTGACAAGCGAGGATAATTACAGACCCATTGCTGTTTCAACAACAGCGtctaaaattcttgaaatgATTATTCTCGAACGATACAAATCTTATTTTCGTACAGTTACAGAGGACCACTAGTttaaagatatactgtcacctgcTCCAACTTTGCCAcagctaccatggaaagagaaaatctaaccaatgacagattttaagcgggtggccgctttttaaaaacagcgccccccACATTGGCATtgtgaataccaaggaacgcccctttgaccatatatgggcatatttagattacaggtgactgtatacctttaaacaggGGCTATCCACTGATATGTATTTTTACATCATGAAGGGGTTCTCAATTATTATTATCAGGCGCACAATAGTCCAGTCTATATACGTCTGTTATCTAGATGTTCAAAAAGCCATTGATCGTGAAAATCACTGGACACTTGACAGGGTGTCCCGCCGTATGTTGATCACATCTTACTGGTATGGTAATTTACTCAgggtttttttaataaaatgccaGATCCTCGCCTTTTCTGTAACAAATGgagcattttgtctcattttatcACCTCCGCTGTTTAATATTTACATGGACGAGCTCAGTATTGGCTTATAATCATGTGGTAAAAATTGCAATATGGGGACAAGTTATAAACCATCTCATGTATGCGGACGATTTAGTTTTATTGTGTCCGTCGATAAAGGAAGGGGGTTACGTGTGTTAATATCCATGTGTGAAAGGTTATGGTGTAGATCATGACATTATTTACCATCCAAAAAGTCTAGATGTATGTACTTTATATCACGTAAATATCCTATAAGGGTTGAAAAATTACCCACAGTGAGTTCAGAGGACACTTAAACGTTGTACAGGAGCATGAATAATAAGGGCACTAGAAACCGAGTAAATACCAAGTAAAAGTTACTAGAGCCCGAGTAAAAGCCAGGTAAAAGTTACATCATTTCATATAATTATGTATATGTCGCCTTATGTTGTGTATGATGTACGCATTGCAACTGTACATGAGAATATTACAGTCAATTTGAAGGGTCACAGTGGTAtgaatttcttcacaaaataaaatgcgaAAATATTTTGTACTTCCTAAACATATGGCTTCTTAGTTGTTCTCGAATCGCTGTTGTCTATAAGGTTTTAAAGGTCACGCgctgttttaaaacaaaatatactTTTTGTCAGAAAGTCGTCGCTCATGTCGCTCCGAACACCCAACTTGGTTAAAGtcagtgaaagaaaacaaacactttgaacagtttctcttgtgtctattctatttcatacaaacctatttaaaatttggcagcccaggtcatGATGTTTTCCCTGCGATCGAACTCGTTTATACCTTCGAGTCTGCAAAGtagtattctcttgctgtcgcctctcactacgcgacagcaagagaataccgcgcaaATACAGACGTATACTCTAcacctgattttaatcagattggtgcATGCACAAAATATTTCGACGACCTCGCCGTACTACGATGTATAAGCTTACCAACGTACTTCAGCGTGCTCTTATATAAAACTTACCCATAACGTATTCGCCGAATTTTTCAAACGCtggcatacgctggctaaatcgttACAGGCCCATCTTGCAACCATTGAACCGCATTTTCCGTTCGTTCTGGGCTGTATCCATCGTGCTGTACGTTCTTCTACTCAGTGTTAACTTTCGAAGGAAGAGCTTGCTCTGCCACGGTATGTTTGGATTCTACCGTCGTGTATGACAACTCATCGTCAGGATCCTGAAACACAGTTGTGGCTCAAAGCCTTCAAAGATGACACCGTTTATTTCTTGCACATGGATGTTACATATTGCCAGGTGCTGTCCCTTTGTTTCGGAGGTCATTCACTTTGACGTCGATTCTGCATAAAGATCGATGATCAGGTTCAGAATTCTGAACGATGTACGATGGCGTCACGGACCGTGAGAACCAAGTAAATAATTGTTCTGCTGTTTATGGAGTTGGTCATTGATTTGAGCCTTGGAGAGATGATAACTGTATGTAAATAGCCAcagattttacatgtatatgggAGGTGTCTTTACGAACACAAGTACTAAAAAGAAGGGGCAACACCTTGAAAAAGGGACTAGACGGGAGAAGGGACAACACCAGGCAATATGTAACATaaataaacggtgttatctCTGAAGACTATGAGCCTCTACACCGTTTCTGTATCTCGGCGACCTCTTCCATGACTATTGTCCGAAGGGAGATAGTGAGCTGTTACAGTGATACCTTCTTTCCCAGTATTCGGAAACATACCTTCTATATACAGTGGTTATTACAtgcaagtaaaatttaaatccATCATCATCCTCTGTACATGTGTGATCCGACCCTGTAACGCCAATATCTTTATCATTCCATGCTCTTGTTTATGATTTCTTGACCCGAAGTTGATGTCAAAGTCATTGTTTTACAAAGGAAGATGAGACACGTTTTCTTCAGCAATTCATTAAACTTTGCTATCAATAGAAATAGAACACTGGCATATTATAGTTCCTTCATTGCATGTTTTTAGGAGTCGGTGAAAAGTAGACTGGGTATACAGAGAGGAGTATGTAGCAACTGGATGACAGTCATTTAGCGACTGACAGTCAGATCTAAAGAGATGTTGACGATATGCACCTTTTATGCTTTTGCAGAAAGCATATTTACTTCGCTGAAGGTAGACTTGAtttaagtctgtgatttgtgaacgttCGAGTGGAGTGAAGGCGATGATTTGTgctctgttttcatgtgaaacgtgtgagGGCTTAActcgatgagtggagtgaacgagATACAGAGGAGTTTCACCCggccggcagaaactaactcacgactgcgcagactcaaagtaACACTTTCAATCACTGGGAAACCTGAACTGGGCTGCAAACTTTCGAAAAGTTTGTCTGAAAAAGAAGAGACACAAGAGAGACTGttgcaaattattttaatttttgaaaattcaatgatTTTTACCAAGTTTACCCTGCAGGCTGTAAAAAAGATAGAACTCTGCGGGGCAAAGTATGGTAAGCAGCTCACGTacaatcaaaaacaaatttcaactcatgcaaaaatgatatcaaaattcGGACATTCCGCTCCCAAGATCTAATAGTACATCATTAGGCTTTACATTTGTCTACTGAGAGTATAGTTTTAGGGGGTTTTAAGGTTTGGTTTCACATATAACAACAATTAAACATCAGGGATGCAGCAAACGCGAATAGTTGCTGAAATGTCCACCACGTTCCAGACGAGTTGGAATCCATCCAATAAGCAGTCAACGTATCATTTGCAATTCTATACATTTTTTGCGAATTTACTTTGACATAATTATTGACTAGCATAATCATGTGGTTAATATTCAGTCATTCATCCCATTATCTGGTCCCACTATCATTCAATAAACACATTTGTCTGGACGGCTGTGCGCTCGGCTACTGGCTTCGCCGTGGAAGATGCGATTGGTTAATTGTTAAAAGTCACCTGATCAAAGTTTTTAGGGTTCAAAGGTCATAACTGAACGGTGTAACTCAATCATGGTTGTGTTGCATTTCAACCCGCTTTCACAACCTTCCAGGGCAGTACTGATGTTCCTCGAAGTCAATGGTATTCCGTATGTCAGGAAAGTTATTGATTTAGGAAGAGGTTAGTGGTCTTTCATAGTGGGCGAAGCTAAGCGTGCACGCGTTTGTGGTGTACATTAGCCCCGGACTGGACACGGACATTTAGCCCCACATTACAGTTACACGCTCCTCGAAGTTGCATGCTCCCTGGAGTAGAGCACAGGCTTTCGACTCAATGCAGCcaaaccgtcactgatgcaataGACTGACGGTTTGACagttcgcctgcattgagtcGAAAGCCCGTGATCTAGAGTATGACTCGAGTCAGTCCATCTACAATGAGTCATGAATACGATTTTCTGATTTAAATACCGATTAATAACCCTACACTTTGCATAGACGAATGAATAATTTGGGAAATCGTGCTTGATTTCTCATCATGACATGTCAGCCCCAAAGTTTAGATTCTTAGTAAATTTGCGTCAGATATACAATGAACTTGTCAACATGAAAGAAATCTGAAGCACCTATTAAAACAAAAGCcttccaattttgtcataccTTAATCTTGTGTACACTTGTTTGAACAATAATACGAGCATCCAGTCACAGCTTTGTTCAATGCGTGACCTTTGGCCTAATTTTCTGTTCCATATTCcaactttcaaagtttaaatcttGCTGTTTCCCATTTTCGCTTTTTGCACAGACCCAATCCTTTTGCATGGTCTGTGCCACTCAAAGGTAACTTTGTGTTTTTCAAACTTTCGCACCATCTTAGTTGTTGGCTCCAGTGAATCAATTTTTAATCCTCATCATCAAGGATATGGTATTAAATGTATAGGTATTAGTACGTACTAATAGTGAACAATGACTTggttcaaacataaaaaataaacattgcaaaaaatatttattgcttgcttgtaaatagaGGATTTACAGCACACTTTGTATAATAAAATTTATATACAAATGCAAGTTTGATTTTTTAATGCAGTATTAAATGGGCTATCAAAGTACAATTATACCACTCCACCATGAAATCATGGTAACAGCTTCACAGTGCAAATGTCACAAAAATGCTCAAACAGCCATtataagaaacaaaaacaatgcaaaATTGTCTCTTAAAGAGAGATGTGCTAATATAGATACAGTACAACAAAGAAAGTTATGCCAcgtcatttaatttttttagtccccacggacaccgtccggggggacttatagatttggtTGTGTCcttgcgtgtgtgcgtccgtccgtgcgtccgtccgtccgttcacgcagatatctcagagatgcccgaagcgatttcattcaaacttggtacaaggattacttcatatgtcatacagatgcacgtcgatttgttttgtgatacgatccaatatggctgccaggcggccattttattatgattttttcatgtacagagccgtaatTCAGGCatatgtttcaactgattttattcaaagttggtacaaggacattgaccaatgtcatagatatgcacatcaattctttttgtgatacgatccaatatggccgccgtgcggccattttgttacgattttttcatgtacagagccataactcaggcatatctcaactgattatattcaaacttggtacaaggacattgacctatgtcatacatatgcacatcaatttgttttgtgatacgatccaatatggccgccaggcggccattttattacgattttttcatgtacagagccataactcaggcatgtttctacagattttattcaaagttggtacaaggacattgacctatgtcatacatatgcacatcaatttgttttgtgatacgatccaatatggccgccaggcagccattttattacgattttttcatgtacagagccataactcaggcatgtttctacagattttattcaaagttggtacaaggacattgaccaatgtcatagctatgcacattaattttttttgtgatacaatccaatatggccgccgtgcggccattttgttacgattttttcatgtacagagccataactcaggcatatctcaaccgattatattcaaacttggtaaaaggacattgacctatgtcatacatatgcacatcaatttgttttgtgatacgatccaatatggccgccaggcggccattttattacgattttttcatgtacagagccataactcaggcatttttctacagattttattcaaagttggtacaaggacattgaccaatgtcatagctatgcacatcaatttttttttgtgatacgatccaatatggccgccgtgcggccattttgttacgattttttcatgtacagagccataactcaggcatatctcaaccaattttattcaaagttggtacaaggacatcaacctatgtcatacacatgcacattgacttgttttgtgatacgatccaatatggccgccgtgtggccattttattacgttttttcatgtccagaaccataactcagacatgtatcaagcaaatttattcaaagtttgtacaaggagattgaccaatgtcatacatatgcatgttaattgttttgtgatacgatccaatatggctgctgtgcggccattttgttatgattttttcatgtacaaagccataactcaggcatatttcaaccaattttaatcaaagttggtacaaggacattgacctaccatatgtcatacatatgcacattgatttgtttttttgattcgatccattatggccaccatgtggccattttattatgatttttcatgtcctgaactacaactcagacatgtatcaagcgaatttattcaaaagtatttttatcacagacctaatgaagaggactctatcctctctgaggacctgtaatcaaagcacccattaacaagtggggactgtcatcaacgatgacttgttacaaTTAGATTTTCCCCAGGtacatcttatttttttcaacagGATCATTTTTTTGTTAAGGCCGGTAccccggtaaatgttaccaggttccccagtcattttaccggggttccaatcggtatatcaatgcaatcagttactggggttcccaaatcatttaccatgTTCCAGAGCCTTAGCAAAAAATGCTGAGGATCGTACGAGGCCAGCATGTTCATAGTGAGTGGTTAGGGGCAAGGGAAAGGAAACACGGTGTGTTCACATCCCAACATATATGAAATAGCTGTCAATTACAACACAAGTTTGAATGAAGCTTTTTGTTCATGCCATCCGATATCATTAACATCAAAGACAAATTTACAATCTTGTCTTACGTGGCCATTCAAGAGGACATGAAAGTTGAGAGAGCACTATCTTGTCACAATTGTGAAACGTACTTTCAATTTAAATTCAAGGTGAACATCGTACTGCAGAATTCAAGAAGATTAATCCTGTGCAGAAAGTGCCAGTCATATCAGATGAAGATTTTCATCTCTCAGAAAGGTAAGGCTGTCATGTACCATCAAACTTACACGATAATATATGTATAAACTAACAAATGCTACCTGGACTGTGGGTCTGTCTTGCTGAGGCCTCCAGAGTAGAATGTacttcagggacagatatttggactctcaaactttcacaattctttcctgatctaccgCTTATGGGGCCTCATTTTAATGATCTTCGTGTACGAAAAATTTTTACCATTGTACacttttgaaaatccaaaagtatatttttacccatagagttaactcaggaagggcggccatttttaatgtcaatatcttttgcaatttgtttttactagtaccaaatttgcacggtgaccccattttttattcttgattttgaaagagaatggttgaaagattcgttgaggaaagtttgagcaaaattttaagtctttcactttcgaatcACATTACTACCTTTAGTTAATACTAGCCTAGTCTCTTTGAGTTTTTATAGTTATGTTGAAtagataaaatattattgaatgaTCAAGTGAGTGGATGATGGATGAATGACTGATTGTTTACCACATGATTGTGCAAGTCAATAATGATGTCAataacaaatttgaataaaacatgtaaaacaaaCAGTATTCCTAGACAAAACACATTGTTATTTGAAATGATGGCAGCCATTAGCATATCAGTTAGAGTCAAGATCCATCTCACCTTGGGTCATCgaaattctttttctctttaCTGACACACTTATATGTCACAGTAAAGCACAGATTAGAACACCAGCCAAGTGGTGCCTTCCAAATACAGTTATTGGAGACAAATTGAGAGATTAAATTCAAACACCATGTCCGTCTCATCAATAGATGAGCTTGTGTCTCAGATCATTAAATGTGTGTGATTATCTATTTGAATTAATACATACATTAGATTGTAAGGTTAGATTGTAGATGGAGAAGAAAGCACTAAATCATTAGTTGTGGAAATTTTTAGAACTTCTGTTTTGGCCTGGAAATATAGTAATTAAAATTTTGGATGAATTATTAACTGCTCAAAATTAAACATCACCAATACATCTTTGTATCTGTGATaattataattttctttttgatgataatttccaTCTGACTACAGTGTGGCGATACTGATTTACCTGGCAACCAAACACAGAGTGGCAGATCATTGGTATCCTAGCAACACTGAGAAGAGAGCAAGAGTTAATGAGTACTTGGCATGGCATCACAACAATCTCAGACCTCCCTGTGGAATGCTTTTCTTCAATGAGGTTGGTATCATCTTTGAAAAATATCTccaagtgtttttgttaaggtttGGAGCATAGGTAAACAGATAGGGAACTTCAGCAAAATAGAGCCATCTCACTTCAAGATTTCTTTCTTATAGTATTAGCTATTACTGGTTTACCAGGCAATGACGCATATTGTTATCCCATCAGGCACACTGGCTTCAAGTTCAGATAACTATTGGAAATCGATCATGAAATCAGCACACAGTTTCATCATTTTTCCTGACAACCTGACAATTCTAAGTCCCAATTTATGTCTAGTTACGTAAAGATTGTTATTAGACAACTACCCAAAATCAATGCTAGGCACATCGTGACTAGTGAAGTGAGAAAACACTGTTCACTGCATTGGAATGCAGGTGAGCTACCGTaaccgccattttgttttatggaaatcaaaacaataaaacaaaatgaccgATCTCTCCAAAACATAGTGGCTTGTTCGTTTTTTGAAATGGTTGACGCAGGCTTCACATATTAGAGTAAATATCAGTGGTTCTTGGTAACAAATGTTAGAAAGAAAAACCCAACGAAATGGGTATGAATTACTGATGCCAAACCACAAGTGGCAAACCGCCGAGTCACTAATTCACATACTGGTAAGAAAAGTGCCAGCAATCCAAAAAGGAGCAATTTAATACGCAAAGAGTGCACTTTCCTGGTCTTTTTAACTTTTGAGCAGATCAGATCACCGAATTTAGTAATactttgaagaaaacaaatcaaGCTCCATCTGCGTCAAAACAAGGAGGCGATGCTACAATGATCATGTGACTGTCACCTGACCATAATGCGCATACAATTCCTAATCCGGTACTTCACACATTAAAACAATAGATGTTTCCCAAccggtgtgtggagggactatgACAACTCTAAAAGACTAGGCAAGTGTTAAAGCCTAAGCATGTAGATCCCAAGGTCAATGTGGCAGGACTCATATCAGCCTATTCTGGCAAATTTCTCTACTTTTCCCTTGATTTCTGGTGCTGCAATCGAGAATAAATGTAGGGCCAATGAGATTTAGTGGTAAGACTACAGAATATCATGAAACCAATTGCCATTTTGTTCATGGGCAGTACCAATGTATTTTTCACCATGGTTCCTGTGGGCAGTATcaatgtaaatttcaccatggTTCCTATGCTATGTCAATGTGATCACATGAGATGACTAGCAGAATTGTGAATGGGTTCAAAAACTGTGCTTACATCCTTGGAGCTTTTAAGCACTAAATGGCAATGCCCTTTGTAATGACAATAGgcagaataaccttttgtgatattttgattatttatgttcttgaaaaCAAGTGTATTTCTTATTCTTTTCCATAaactaagggacgattcagaatttacttccaggggggttggaggattttctattttctgggtgatttttttccatggccccccctagtaaattatagaaaaactctatggccccccccccctcatctttgctgtttttttccatggccccccctaatatatacatgcatgctcatacactatagacatatccagtctaacaagttgcaggaactgtagtggacatttaatcgatgatataacaaatcatttcagggtatgtgactataaaaagaatgatttgcagggactgcaagttgcacacttttggaaagggtagcaataaacatatctggttgtaaatttctgaagaaaagttaattactaaatatgaatacttttttcgttatgtctcactgatacatatgatgcacacaaagacaagcaaagatgtcagttagaaatggtgaacagaaaatcagaggagcagataattggcaaagtgatatatatcttgaagtttaatgatacatcatttgcagatatccagatatttctggaaagtgagatgtacatgcacaagttcagcatacattttcatttgatgatgctgaatatttgcagactcacggtgaaagttttaaacattaggaattaaaattggtgaaagccaacttgtttttacttttctcttttttttctaatttagttgtcataaaaccaagtagctgccactgaaagcaacaatgctgaggaatattttagaacatttcttgaacaaaacaccttatcaaaaacatgaattcacatgttattctgctcattccattaacaatccaatgttcatattaaaatgcagataaccctgtgtaagtcaaagttcacattttgtcagcagtatttttcaaaattgacagagcattcatatttcaaattttttaacaaacttttaattttaaaatag from Ptychodera flava strain L36383 chromosome 12, AS_Pfla_20210202, whole genome shotgun sequence includes the following:
- the LOC139145733 gene encoding glutathione S-transferase theta-1-like encodes the protein MVVLHFNPLSQPSRAVLMFLEVNGIPYVRKVIDLGRGEHRTAEFKKINPVQKVPVISDEDFHLSESVAILIYLATKHRVADHWYPSNTEKRARVNEYLAWHHNNLRPPCGMLFFNEILLPARTKKPVNTEEVEKCLSQLGEMFNKFESMFLKDSSFVCGEEISIADLLAVCEVMQAQATGHDVFKGHPKVKAWTDRVRLHMNPQFDDAHAVLYKVQNKRMKRKDTSSKL